From one Triticum aestivum cultivar Chinese Spring chromosome 4B, IWGSC CS RefSeq v2.1, whole genome shotgun sequence genomic stretch:
- the LOC123090959 gene encoding probable zinc metalloprotease EGY3, chloroplastic, which translates to MASTSLVATIVCSSISSTGGRATLPRSFCKNHHRPPLRPLRRSSLFRCSLREQNQATENRPVSSTAVAPDEQKVEEAKKVSSHHAGGGGGDHQEGGDGEDSEKKSRDEQQEVDWRSDEEFKKFMGNPSIEAAIKLEKKRADRKLRELDREPDASPVGGLLRGFIKGTLEREKQRLEEAEQTFKALDLNKLKSCFGYDTFFAVDVRRFGDGGIFIGNLRKPIEEVRPKLEKKIAEAAGTEVTLWFMEERNDDITKQVCMVQPKAEIELQLEVTKLSTPWGYLSAVALAVTTFGTIALMSGFFLKPGASFDDYVSDVLPLFGGFLSILGVSEIATRLTAARYGVKLSPSFLVPSNWTGCLGVMNNYESLLPSKKALFDIPVARTASAYLTSVVLAVSAFIADGSFNGGENALFIRPEFFYNNPLLSFVQQVIGPYADELGNVLPNAVEGVGVPVDPLAFAGLLGIVVTSLNLLPVGRLEGGRVAQALFGRRTAALLSFGTSLLLGAGAVGGSVLCLAWGLFATFIRGGEEIPAQDEITPLGSERYAWGFVLAVVCLLTLFPNGGGTYSSSFLGEPFFRGGI; encoded by the exons ATGGCTTCCACTTCGCTCGTTGCAACTATCGTGTGTAGCAGCATCAGCAGCACTGGTGGGAGAGCAACCTTACCAAGAAGCTTCTGCAAGAACCATCACAGGCCACCTCTCAGGCCTCTCAGGAGAAGCTCCCTATTCAGGTGCTCGCTGCGGGAGCAAAATCAGGCGACGGAGAACCGGCCGGTCTCCTCCACTGCCGTTGCTCCTGACGAGCAAAAGGTTGAGGAGGCGAAGAAGGTGTCGTCGCATCAtgccggaggagggggaggagatcaTCAGGAAGGAGGTGATGGCGAGGACAGCGAGAAGAAGAGCAGGGATGAGCAGCAGGAGGTGGACTGGAGGTCGGACGAGGAGTTCAAGAAGTTCATGGGCAACCCGTCCATCGAGGCCGCCATCAAGCTCGAGAAGAAGCGCGCCGACCGGAAGCTCCGGGAGCTCGACCGCGAGCCCGACGCCAGCCCGGTCGGCGGCCTGCTCCGTGGGTTCATCAAGGGCACGCTGGAACGGGAGAAgcagaggctggaggaggccgagcAGACCTTCAAGGCGCTCGACCTCAACAAG CTCAAGAGCTGCTTCGGGTACGACACGTTCTTCGCGGTGGACGTGCGGAGGTTCGGCGACGGTGGCATCTTCATCGGCAACCTGAGGAAGCCCATCGAGGAGGTGAGGCCGAAGCTGGAGAAGAAGATCGCCGAGGCGGCAGGGACAGAGGTCACCCTGTGGTTCATGGAGGAGAGGAACGACGACATCACCAAGCAGGTCTGCATGGTGCAGCCGAAAGCAGAGATTGAGCTGCAGCTGGAGGTGACCAAGCTGAGCACGCCGTGGGGCTACCTGAGCGCCGTGGCCTTGGCCGTCACGACCTTCGGGACCATAGCTCTCATGAGCGGCTTCTTCCTCAAGCCTGGCGCGTCCTTCGACGACTACGTCTCCGACGTCCTCCCCCTCTTCGGAGGCTTCCTCTCCATCCTCGGCGTGTCAGAG ATCGCGACGAGGTTGACGGCGGCGAGGTACGGGGTGAAGCTGAGCCCATCGTTCCTGGTGCCGTCGAACTGGACGGGGTGCCTGGGTGTGATGAACAACTACGAGTCGCTGCTGCCGAGCAAGAAGGCCCTGTTCGACATCCCCGTGGCCCGCACGGCCAGCGCGTACCTGACGTCGGTGGTGCTGGCCGTCTCGGCCTTCATCGCCGACGGCAGCTTCAACGGCGGCGAGAACGCCCT GTTCATCCGGCCGGAGTTCTTCTACAACAACCCGCTGCTGTCGTTCGTGCAGCAGGTGATCGGGCCGTACGCGGACGAGCTGGGGAACGTGCTGCCGAACGCGGTGGAGGGCGTGGGCGTGCCGGTGGACCCGCTGGCGTTCGCGGGGCTGCTGGGGATCGTGGTGACGTCGCTGAACCTGCTGCCGGTCGGGCGGCTGGAGGGCGGCCGGGTCGCGCAGGCGCTGTTCGGGCGGCGCACGGCGGCGCTGCTGTCGTTCGGCACGTCGCTGCTGCTGGGGGCGGGCGCCGTCGGCGGCAGCGTGCTGTGCCTGGCGTGGGGGCTCTTCGCCACCTTCATCCGCGGCGGGGAGGAGATCCCGGCGCAGGACGAGATCACGCCGCTGGGGAGCGAGCGCTACGCGTGGGGCTTCGTGCTCGCCGTCGTCTGCCTCCTCACGCTCTTCCCCAACGGCGGCGGCACCTACTCCAGCTCCTTCCTCGGCGAGCCCTTCTTCAGGGGCGGCATCTAG
- the LOC123090961 gene encoding uncharacterized protein: MLLVSQAANGSLSARRLPSKPLASRRGANPYPLFAGPRVARRRLVLSGAADARDAPRRASASPPAHAAAGEGPSGSPAAAEDPVLLGVSDDRVPLEGVIQVEKPGQADAQSKLVSYAKIGLLAGGDLLCLLVFSAIGRLSHGLPVLDVETFKTADPFIAGWLLSAYLLGGFGDDAKGSNGVGNAVTVAAKSWAVGIPLGIAIRSVTAGHIPQIPFVFVAMGSTGVLLTAWRALISQVLSAGQSKKDDVYRKGNPFELFELLTSLVRRW, translated from the exons ATGCTGCTGGTCAGCCAGGCTGCCAACGGCTCCCTCTCCGCGCGGCGGCTGCCCTCCAAGCcgctcgccagccgccgcggcgCCAACCCCTACCCTCTCTTCGCCGGCCCGCGCGTCGCGCGCCGCCGCCTCGTGCTCTCCGGCGCCGCCGACGCGCGGGacgcgccccgccgcgcctccgcctcgcctcccGCCCACGCGGCCGCGGGCGAGGGCCCCTCcggctcccccgccgccgccgaggacCCCGTCCTCCTCGGCGTCAGCGACGACCGCGTGCCCCTCGAGGGCGTCATCCAGGTCGAGAAGCCCGGCCAGGCCGACGCCCAGTCCAAGCTCGTCTCCTACGC GAAGATAGGGCTTCTGGCCGGAGGGGATCTGCTTTGCCTGCTGGTCTTCTCCGCGATTGGGAGGCTCAGCCATGGCCTGCCCGTGCTTGACGTCGAGACGTTCAAGACGGCCGACCCGTTCATTGCTG GTTGGTTGCTTAGCGCCTACCTCCTTGGCGGATTTGGTGATGATGCCAAAGGAAGCAATGGTGTTGGGAATGCTGTAACTGTTGCGGCCAAATCCTGGGCTGTTGGGATACCG TTGGGAATTGCCATTCGTTCAGTGACCGCTGGTCATATTCCACAAATTCCTTTCGTCTTTGTGGCCATGGGAAGTACCGGGGTCTTGTTGACTGCATGGCGTGCTCTGATTTCCCAAGTTCTTTCTGCTGGACAGAGCAAGAAGGATGATGTATACAGAAAGGGAAATCCTTTTGAGCTTTTCGAG TTGCTCACATCGCTGGTGCGGAGGTGGTGA